The Salminus brasiliensis chromosome 8, fSalBra1.hap2, whole genome shotgun sequence genome has a window encoding:
- the grtp1b gene encoding growth hormone-regulated TBC protein 1b, with product MSLLTGHESPEGEMSNGKDCQSKVDQYGFERSEDFNHESYEEMMSEYLSVLTKRSVKWSKLLKEKTKVDKNLKVKRYVRKGVPNEHRALIWMAASGAQQHLQMNHGYYHSLLKAPPDQKLEESIRTDLHRTFPDNIHFRDSSQLCLQTALYNVLLAYGQHNKDVGYCQGMNFIAGYLLIITKDEEKSFWLMDALVGRILPDYFTHAMLGLKTDQEVLGELVKMKVPAVWQVMTRHNVMWTLVVSRWFLCLYIDVLPMETVLRIWDCLFYEGSKILFRVALTLIHHHQNLIQQAQSLPDICECYKKITHGEFVEDCHTFMQKIFSEPGSLSMATITKLRATCRDSIQAQESAH from the exons ATGAGTCTCCTGACTGGGCATGAATCTCCTGAAGGAGAGATGTCTAATGGAAAAGACTGCCAGAG TAAAGTAGACCAGTATGGATTTGAACGTTCTGAAGATTTCAACCATGAATCCTATGAGGAGATGATGTCTGAGTATTTAAGCGTGCTCACCAAAAGATCAGTAAAGTGGTCCAAACTCTTAAAAGAGAAAACCAAGGTGGATAAGAATCTGAAAG TGAAGCGCTACGTGAGAAAAGGAGTACCTAATGAACACCGGGCCCTGATCTGGATGGCAGCCAGTGGAGCTCAGCAACATCTGCAGATGAACCATGGCTACTACCACTCTCTTCTGAAGGCTCCCCCTGACCAAAAGCTGGAGGAGAGCATACGCACTG ACCTGCACAGAACCTTCCCAGACAACATCCACTTTCGAGACTCCTCCCAGCTGTGTTTGCAGACGGCTCTGTATAATGTGCTCCTGGCGTACGGACAGCACAACAAGGATGTCGGTTACTGTCAG gGAATGAACTTCATTGCAGGATACCTTCTTATCATTACCAAAGATGAAGAGAAGTCCTTCTGGTTGATGGATGCCTTGGTGGGCAGAATCCTACCTG ATTACTTCACTCATGCCATGCTGGGCTTGAAGACAGATCAGGAGGTGTTGGGAGAGCTGGTGAAAATGAAGGTGCCTGCAGTGTGGCAGGTCATGACTCGGCACAACGTGATGTGGACCTTGGTGGTTTCCCGGTGGTTTCTTTGCCTTTACATTGACGTCCTTCCCATGGAG ACAGTGCTGCGAATATGGGACTGCCTCTTTTATGAGGGTTCGAAGATCCTGTTCCGTGTGGCCCTCACGCTGATTCATCACCATCAGAACCTCATCCAGCAGGCACAGAGTCTCCCTGATATCTGTGAGTGTTACAAAAAGATCACCCACGGAGAGTTTGTGGAAGACTGCCACACATTTATGCAG AAAATATTTTCAGAGCCTGGGAGCCTCTCCATGGCAACCATCACGAAACTCAGGGCAACGTGTCGAGATAGCATTCAAGCTCAGGAGTCTGCACACTAA
- the lamp1b gene encoding lysosome-associated membrane glycoprotein 1b: protein MISHRPKQPLPAALTVLLVLAVTLHPSLSSDGATTSAPPPPSPPSNPQRGEYNVTNNGTACLMANMGLQLNITYMSRAQGKPVQEIINLHPNLTKQSGSCESDSATLKLTEDNTNLTFIFSLNSTSNKYHLSGLELSANLTDMAQPLSVSNTSLDYLQGTLGYSYMCRDEQTMKVGQNFSLNTFQLQVQPFNVTGNQFGAAEECALDEDNMLIPIIVGAALAGLVLVVLLAYLIGRQRSHAGYQTI, encoded by the exons ATGATCTCTCACCGCCCAAAACAACCTCTGCCCGCTGCTCTAACCGTCCTGCTGGTGTTGG CTGTAACTCTACATCCGAGCTTGTCCAGTGATGGGGCCACTACTTCTGCTCCACCTCCCCCCTCACCTCCCAGCAACCCCCAGCGAGGGGAATACAATGTTACCAACAATGGCACTGCCTGCCTGATGGCAAACATGGGACTGCAGCTCAACATTACCTACATGTCTCGCGCACAGGGCAAG CCTGTTCAAGAGATCATAAACCTGCATCCAAACCTGACCAAGCAGTCTGGATCCTGCGAGTCAGATAGTGCAACCCTCAAACTCACAGAAGACAACACTAACCTGACTTTCATCTTCTCTTTG AATTCTACATCTAACAAGTATCACCTCAGTGGACTGGAGCTGTCTGCCAACTTGACAGACATGGCTC AGCCCCTTTCCGTCAGTAACACTAGTCTGGACTACCTGCAAGGAACTTTGGGGTACTCTTACATGTGTCGTGACGAACAGACCATGAAGGTTGGGCAGAATTTCTCCCTCAATACCTTCCAGCTGCAGGTGCAGCCATTCAATGTCACTGGAAATCAGTTTGGAGCAG CTGAGGAGTGCGCACTGGATGAAGATAACATGCTGATACCCATCATTGTGGGCGCCGCCCTGGCTGGCTTGGTGCTCGTGGTGCTCTTGGCCTACCTGATCGGCAGGCAGAGGAGTCATGCTGGCTACCAGACCATTTGA